TGCGCGAGCGTTCCGCGGAAAACATCTGAGCCAGTTTTCCCAACACCTTGCCACCGTCTATCAAACCCTCAAAGCCGCGCGGCCGACCGCCATCGATCCCGTCAACGCGATGAACGAAGTGCGCCTGGGGATGCGCGCGGGCAAAACCGTTGAAGAACGACAGGTGCTGGCGTTAGCCGCGGCGGAGGAGTTCGCGCATCAGGACGTCGCGCATTGCGCAGCGATTGGCCGGCACGGGGCAAAACTGATTCGCAACGGCATGCGACTGCTGACGCATTGCAACGCCGGCTGGCTGGCATTTGTCGATATTGGCTCGGCCACCGCGCCAATGTATGCCGCGCAGGCGCAGGGAAAGAGGTTTCATGTCTTTTGCGACGAAACACGACCGCGTTCCCAAGGCGCCACGTTGACCGCGTGGGAACTGGCGCAACAGAATATTTCCCACCAGATTATCGCTGACAGCGCGGCGGGTCATCTCATGCAGCGTGGTGAGATCGATCTTGTCATCGTTGGTAGCGACCGCACGTTGGGACGAACGGGCGAAGTAGCCAACAAAATCGGGACTTACACCAAGGCGGTCTTGGCCAGGCGTCACGGGATTCCCTTTTATGTGGCGATTCCCCTTTCGACCATCGATTGGAATTTAAAATCCGGGTTCGACATCCCCATTGAACAACGCGACGAAAGCGAAGTGCTCGGCGCGTGGGGCGTGGTGACAAATCCGAAATCTGAAATTCGAAATCCGAAATCGGGCAGGCGCGCCTACGTGCGCGTGGCCAATCCTGGCAGCCGCGCG
Above is a window of Verrucomicrobiota bacterium DNA encoding:
- the mtnA gene encoding S-methyl-5-thioribose-1-phosphate isomerase yields the protein MNVTVCGRTRHHRTVAFDSQRNAVLLIEQRLLPHKFQVVATRDYRETARAIKEMVVRGAGAIGATAAYGLAQGARAFRGKHLSQFSQHLATVYQTLKAARPTAIDPVNAMNEVRLGMRAGKTVEERQVLALAAAEEFAHQDVAHCAAIGRHGAKLIRNGMRLLTHCNAGWLAFVDIGSATAPMYAAQAQGKRFHVFCDETRPRSQGATLTAWELAQQNISHQIIADSAAGHLMQRGEIDLVIVGSDRTLGRTGEVANKIGTYTKAVLARRHGIPFYVAIPLSTIDWNLKSGFDIPIEQRDESEVLGAWGVVTNPKSEIRNPKSGRRAYVRVANPGSRAFNAGFDVTPAELITGIITPAGIFKPADLWQRRRALGAGG